The proteins below come from a single Poecilia reticulata strain Guanapo linkage group LG5, Guppy_female_1.0+MT, whole genome shotgun sequence genomic window:
- the tpra1 gene encoding transmembrane protein adipocyte-associated 1 homolog, translating into MLATVTAVVTLAQYNDTVSPTPLENTSVFPTEGQANITKPHKCLQVLYEDIGDSRVRFWDILLLVPNVAFFIFLMWKLPSARAKIRLTSSPIFVTFYLLVFVVAAVGITRAIVSMTVSASSAATIVDKVLWEITRFFLLAIELSVVILGLAFGHLESKSSIKRVLAITAVLALAYSITQGTLEILYPDSHLSAEDFNIYGHGGRHFWLASSCFFFLVYSLIVVLPKTPVRERISLPSKRGFYVYAAILSLLNFVQGLGSALLCAGIIEGLCCVDVTTFLYFSAFAPLIYITFLKGFFGSEPKILFSYKSQVDEPDESDVHLPPTIAATLGRKDFTDQGLYYSSTQIDGAGPGGTRVVGAYLDDVASGPYGSNSIEADRWRPINV; encoded by the exons ATGCTAGCCACGGTGACTGCCGTGGTTACATTGGCTCAGTACAATGACACGGTGTCACCTACACCTCTGGAGAACACATCTGTATTCCCAACTGAAGGTCAAGCCAACATCACCAAGCCTCACAAATGCCTGCAAGTCCTATACGAAGATATCGGAGACTCCAG GGTGCGCTTCTGGGACATCTTGCTGCTGGTGCCAAATGTGGCCTTTTTCATATTCTTGATGTGGAAGCTTCCCTCTGCGAGGGCAAAAATTCGACTCACTTCCAGCCCTATTTTTGTCACCTTCTACTTGCTG GTCTTTGTTGTCGCAGCAGTTGGAATCACTCGCGCTATTGTTTCCATGACTGTCAGCGCATCCAGTGCAGCCACCATTGTGGACaaa GTGCTGTGGGAAATCACCCGCTTCTTCCTGCTTGCCATTGAGCTCAGCGTCGTCATCCTGGGACTCGCCTTTG GTCACTTAGAGAGCAAGTCCAGCATAAAGCGTGTGTTGGCTATTACAGCAGTGTTGGCATTGGCATACTCTATTACACAG GGAACATTAGAGATACTGTACCCAGACAGTCATCTGTCTGCCGAGGACTTTAACATCTATGGTCATGGAGGACGGCACTTCTGGTTAGCCAGttcctgcttcttcttcttg gtTTACTCTCTGATTGTTGTCCTTCCTAAAACCCCAGTGAGAGAAAGGATATCACTGCCAT CCAAAAGGGGTTTCTACGTGTACGCAGCCATCCTGTCCTTGCTGAACTTTGTTCAGGGTTTGGGCAGCGCTCTGCTGTGTGCTGGGATTATAGAAGGACTTTG CTGTGTGGACGTCACCACCTTCCTGTATTTTTCTGCCTTTGCTCCACTCATTTATATCACATTCCTCAAAGGATTCTTTGG TTCGGAGCCGAAGATCCTGTTCTCCTACAAATCACAGGTGGACGAGCCGGACGAAAGCGACGTCCACCTTCCTCCGACCATCGCCGCGACCCTCGGCCGCAAGGACTTCACTGACCAGGGCCTGTACTACTCTTCCACCCAGATCGATGGTGCCGGTCCCGGCGGCACTCGCGTGGTCGGAGCGTACCTGGATGACGTGGCATCAGGACCCTATGGGTCGAACAGCATCGAAGCCGACCGTTGGAGACCTATCAATGTGTGA
- the trim107 gene encoding E3 ubiquitin/ISG15 ligase TRIM25 isoform X2, with the protein MKLFMTGAVINASVRLACFYLLNQEEATSKRKVPADVPAPCRPNQSLIHLWSFPVPTIMSVSDGVSFSANKLTCPICLQLFSEPISLPCGHTYCFLCLKTMEEGLDQHRCPECQAEYQGAAALMKNLKMCKLIETYKVTQGFAPADLPAVVHVTSNSALDESVGESQYHGEENKTNRGCETISGLRDIPCNPMQAKISTKGKTEMDEPKFKLASQVTELHIKLEIAEGVLMREKEWELQVTTSNSQLREKISRLLGQMKDSLQSYSDQVMQMVEKELGPGEESIRARVGQTSELAKQLRHTVLTAESLLTEEDEKAFSDELQSLNANIAEALEKPLREDEDFVEAKVNFAHACPKLENMNTDLREQLGETQRSLRNTFNPSELTFDPETAHPNLILSEDLKTVTFSTVKRSYTSSPQRFTSFYQVLSAQSFSEGEHCWEVELEGSPWIIGMCYSGKLPRSGLPSALESSQSSWCLMWFDNLLTAFEQGHSVPLKKTTVSRRLEVKLSFKTHRLSFYNISPTSGKTHIYTFKANLSEAVHLAYRMMSGHPKGRVTICS; encoded by the exons ATGAAGCTGTTTATGACCGGCGCAGTCATAAACGCGTCAGTGCGTCTCGCTTGTTTTTACCTTCTTAATCAGGAAGAAGCGACATCAAAGAGAAAAGTGCCAGCAG ATGTGCCAGCTCCTTGCAGACCCAATCAATCACTTATACATCTTTGGTC GTTTCCTGTCCCCACCATCATGTCTGTGTCTGATGGAGTAAGCTTTTCTGCAAATAAGCTCACATGTCCCATATGCCTGCAGCTGTTCTCGGAGCCCATTTCCCTTCCCTGTGGTCACACCTATTGCTTTCTCTGCCTTAAGACCATGGAAGAAGGCCTTGACCAACACAGGTGCCCAGAATGTCAGGCTGAGTACCAGGGAGCCGCTGCTCTtatgaaaaacttaaaaatgtgcaaactcATAGAGACCTACAAAGTCACACAAGGTTTTGCCCCTGCAGACCTTCCTGCTGTCGTCCATGTTACATCCAATTCCGCTTTGGATGAGTCAGTTGGAGAAAGCCAATACCatggagaagaaaacaagacaaacagagGCTGTGAGACTATCTCTGGACTCAGAGACATTCCCTGTAATCCGATGCAAGCAAAAATCAGCACCAAAGGCAAAACGGAAATGGATGAGCccaagtttaaactggcatctCAAGTCACAGAGTTACACATCAAACTAGAGATCGCAGAAGGTGTTCTGATGAGAGAAAAGGAGTGGGAGCTTCAGGTGACAACTTCTAATTCTCAGTTGAGAGAGAAAATATCCAGGTTGCTGGGGCAGATGAAGGACTCCCTGCAGAGCTACAGTGACCAGGTGATGCAGATGGTCGAGAAGGAGTTAGGCCCAGGTGAAGAAAGCATCCGTGCTCGAGTCGGTCAAACGTCTGAGCTGGCGAAGCAGCTGAGGCACACTGTGCTTACAGCTGAATCCCTACTGACCGAAGAGGATGAAAAAGCATTTAGCGATGAGCTTCAAAGTCTAAATGCCAACATTGCAGAGGCGCTAGAAAAACCACTGAGAGAGGACGAAGACTTTGTTGAAGCAAAGGTCAACTTTGCACATGCCTGTCCCAAACTGGAAAACATGAACACTGACCTGAGGGAACAACTTGGAGAGACTCAGCGCTCCCTTCGAAACACCTTCAACCCTTCcgagctgacctttgacccagaaACGGCTCATCCTAATCTCATTCTGTCAGAGGACCTGAAAACGGTAACATTCAGCACCGTGAAGCGGTCCTACACGTCCTCACCACAGAGGTTCACCAGCTTTTATCAGGTACTCAGTGCACAAAGCTTCTCGGAAGGCGAACACTGCTGGGAGGTGGAGCTCGAAGGTTCTCCATGGATCATCGGCATGTGCTACAGTGGGAAGCTGCCACGCAGTGGGTTGCCATCCGCCCTGGAAAGCAGCCAGAGCTCCTGGTGTCTGATGTGGTTTGATAACCTGCTAACCGCTTTTGAGCAAGGTCACAGCGTGCCGCTAAAGAAAACCACAGTGTCACGCAGGCTTGAGGTCAAGCTGAGCTTCAAGACACACAGGTTGAGCTTCTACAACATCAGCCCCACCAGTGGGAAGACGCACATCTACACCTTTAAGGCCAATCTGAGTGAAGCGGTGCACCTCGCCTATAGGATGATGTCAGGACACCCCAAGGGCAGAGTCACAATTTGCTCATAA
- the trim107 gene encoding E3 ubiquitin/ISG15 ligase TRIM25 isoform X1: protein MSVSDGVSFSANKLTCPICLQLFSEPISLPCGHTYCFLCLKTMEEGLDQHRCPECQAEYQGAAALMKNLKMCKLIETYKVTQGFAPADLPAVVHVTSNSALDESVGESQYHGEENKTNRGCETISGLRDIPCNPMQAKISTKGKTEMDEPKFKLASQVTELHIKLEIAEGVLMREKEWELQVTTSNSQLREKISRLLGQMKDSLQSYSDQVMQMVEKELGPGEESIRARVGQTSELAKQLRHTVLTAESLLTEEDEKAFSDELQSLNANIAEALEKPLREDEDFVEAKVNFAHACPKLENMNTDLREQLGETQRSLRNTFNPSELTFDPETAHPNLILSEDLKTVTFSTVKRSYTSSPQRFTSFYQVLSAQSFSEGEHCWEVELEGSPWIIGMCYSGKLPRSGLPSALESSQSSWCLMWFDNLLTAFEQGHSVPLKKTTVSRRLEVKLSFKTHRLSFYNISPTSGKTHIYTFKANLSEAVHLAYRMMSGHPKGRVTICS from the coding sequence ATGTCTGTGTCTGATGGAGTAAGCTTTTCTGCAAATAAGCTCACATGTCCCATATGCCTGCAGCTGTTCTCGGAGCCCATTTCCCTTCCCTGTGGTCACACCTATTGCTTTCTCTGCCTTAAGACCATGGAAGAAGGCCTTGACCAACACAGGTGCCCAGAATGTCAGGCTGAGTACCAGGGAGCCGCTGCTCTtatgaaaaacttaaaaatgtgcaaactcATAGAGACCTACAAAGTCACACAAGGTTTTGCCCCTGCAGACCTTCCTGCTGTCGTCCATGTTACATCCAATTCCGCTTTGGATGAGTCAGTTGGAGAAAGCCAATACCatggagaagaaaacaagacaaacagagGCTGTGAGACTATCTCTGGACTCAGAGACATTCCCTGTAATCCGATGCAAGCAAAAATCAGCACCAAAGGCAAAACGGAAATGGATGAGCccaagtttaaactggcatctCAAGTCACAGAGTTACACATCAAACTAGAGATCGCAGAAGGTGTTCTGATGAGAGAAAAGGAGTGGGAGCTTCAGGTGACAACTTCTAATTCTCAGTTGAGAGAGAAAATATCCAGGTTGCTGGGGCAGATGAAGGACTCCCTGCAGAGCTACAGTGACCAGGTGATGCAGATGGTCGAGAAGGAGTTAGGCCCAGGTGAAGAAAGCATCCGTGCTCGAGTCGGTCAAACGTCTGAGCTGGCGAAGCAGCTGAGGCACACTGTGCTTACAGCTGAATCCCTACTGACCGAAGAGGATGAAAAAGCATTTAGCGATGAGCTTCAAAGTCTAAATGCCAACATTGCAGAGGCGCTAGAAAAACCACTGAGAGAGGACGAAGACTTTGTTGAAGCAAAGGTCAACTTTGCACATGCCTGTCCCAAACTGGAAAACATGAACACTGACCTGAGGGAACAACTTGGAGAGACTCAGCGCTCCCTTCGAAACACCTTCAACCCTTCcgagctgacctttgacccagaaACGGCTCATCCTAATCTCATTCTGTCAGAGGACCTGAAAACGGTAACATTCAGCACCGTGAAGCGGTCCTACACGTCCTCACCACAGAGGTTCACCAGCTTTTATCAGGTACTCAGTGCACAAAGCTTCTCGGAAGGCGAACACTGCTGGGAGGTGGAGCTCGAAGGTTCTCCATGGATCATCGGCATGTGCTACAGTGGGAAGCTGCCACGCAGTGGGTTGCCATCCGCCCTGGAAAGCAGCCAGAGCTCCTGGTGTCTGATGTGGTTTGATAACCTGCTAACCGCTTTTGAGCAAGGTCACAGCGTGCCGCTAAAGAAAACCACAGTGTCACGCAGGCTTGAGGTCAAGCTGAGCTTCAAGACACACAGGTTGAGCTTCTACAACATCAGCCCCACCAGTGGGAAGACGCACATCTACACCTTTAAGGCCAATCTGAGTGAAGCGGTGCACCTCGCCTATAGGATGATGTCAGGACACCCCAAGGGCAGAGTCACAATTTGCTCATAA